One genomic window of Streptomonospora nanhaiensis includes the following:
- a CDS encoding DUF3817 domain-containing protein yields the protein MDNNRLPFLLYRILAYVTGVFLILLTFVSMPAKYLIGETARFSLVSAPAGMETFFGDDSVLMPIVAIPHGYIYMAYVLVVLWLALGRRWSAGRTVGVALAGTIPFVGLVIEHRLATAEKAGRAGAAGTGAAAQEVRATET from the coding sequence GTGGACAACAACCGCCTGCCGTTCCTGCTGTACCGGATCCTCGCCTACGTGACCGGGGTGTTCCTGATCCTGCTCACGTTCGTGTCCATGCCCGCCAAGTACCTCATCGGCGAGACCGCGCGGTTCTCGCTGGTGTCCGCGCCGGCGGGCATGGAGACGTTCTTCGGCGACGACTCCGTGCTGATGCCGATCGTGGCCATCCCGCACGGCTACATCTACATGGCCTACGTGCTGGTGGTGCTGTGGCTGGCGCTGGGCCGGCGGTGGAGCGCGGGGCGCACCGTGGGCGTGGCGCTCGCCGGGACCATCCCCTTCGTCGGGCTGGTCATCGAGCACCGGCTGGCCACGGCGGAGAAGGCCGGCCGCGCCGGCGCGGCCGGGACCGGCGCGGCGGCTCAGGAGGTCCGGGCCACCGAGACCTGA
- a CDS encoding WbqC family protein has protein sequence MRVAMHQPHYLPWLGLIDKADRSDLFVVLDHVQYERRGWQNRNYVAAKNGAVLLTVPVIHGNRDERILDKTINNKQTWREKHRRTLDEHCYRGAPFWTRFREDILRPYTAEWDRLADLAMATTRFALDAFGIRTPVVLSSELGEFPGQKSELLAQIAAKVGATTMLSGDGARDYVDLEVFRRHGVAVEWQGFRHPRYPQHNRAGADFLPRMAALDLLVNVGPAAGLRLLREARAGSGSG, from the coding sequence GTGCGCGTCGCCATGCACCAGCCGCACTACCTGCCGTGGCTCGGCCTCATCGACAAGGCCGACCGCAGCGACCTGTTCGTCGTTCTCGACCACGTGCAATACGAGCGCCGGGGATGGCAGAACCGCAACTACGTCGCCGCCAAGAACGGGGCCGTCCTGCTCACCGTTCCGGTAATACACGGCAACCGGGACGAACGAATACTGGACAAAACAATCAATAACAAACAAACATGGCGAGAAAAGCACCGAAGAACGCTTGACGAACACTGCTACCGCGGCGCCCCGTTCTGGACACGGTTCCGCGAGGACATTCTGCGCCCCTACACCGCCGAATGGGACCGCCTCGCCGACCTCGCCATGGCCACCACCCGCTTCGCCCTCGACGCCTTCGGAATCCGCACCCCGGTCGTGCTGTCGAGCGAACTCGGCGAGTTCCCCGGCCAGAAGAGCGAACTCCTCGCCCAGATCGCCGCGAAGGTCGGCGCCACCACGATGCTCTCCGGCGACGGCGCCCGCGACTACGTCGACCTGGAGGTCTTCCGCCGCCACGGCGTGGCGGTCGAGTGGCAGGGCTTCCGCCACCCCCGCTACCCCCAGCACAACCGCGCCGGGGCCGACTTCCTCCCGCGCATGGCCGCCCTGGACCTGCTGGTCAACGTCGGTCCGGCGGCCGGCCTGCGGCTGCTGCGCGAGGCCCGCGCCGGATCCGGGAGCGGCTAG
- a CDS encoding SURF1 family protein, with protein sequence MRSVLVTPRWIGLHLLAVLAVAVCLGMGYWQFVRAQEPERDRVTNPVEELAAARPIGEVLQPGAYMPEAEGNQAVTATGVYDADARLLAPALSPEGDRGYYVIVPLVTADDTALTVSLGWVPEARADSLDRLPAPPEGEVTVTGWLMPPDKAEDGYVPMETPDGYAARIAPSVLVNEWPYRLYEGYVIRGAQDPADTGGGAGLREIPPPEPPQGVVWNWRNVSYAAQWAVFGGAVVVFWISLMRREVQDRRERAAGAGDGGGPGDGPGGGGAPPRPGADTTGPAAEAAEAPGDQVSVARTS encoded by the coding sequence GTGCGTTCTGTGTTGGTCACCCCGCGATGGATCGGGCTGCATCTGCTGGCGGTCCTCGCCGTCGCCGTGTGCCTTGGCATGGGCTACTGGCAGTTCGTCCGCGCCCAGGAGCCCGAGCGCGACCGCGTGACCAACCCCGTCGAGGAGCTGGCCGCCGCCCGGCCCATCGGCGAGGTCCTCCAGCCCGGCGCCTACATGCCCGAGGCCGAGGGCAACCAGGCGGTCACCGCCACCGGGGTCTACGACGCCGACGCCCGCCTGCTGGCGCCGGCGCTCTCCCCCGAGGGCGACCGCGGCTACTACGTGATCGTGCCGCTGGTCACCGCCGACGACACCGCGCTGACCGTCAGCCTGGGCTGGGTCCCCGAGGCGCGGGCCGACTCCCTCGACCGGCTGCCCGCCCCGCCCGAGGGCGAGGTCACCGTGACCGGCTGGCTGATGCCGCCCGACAAGGCCGAGGACGGCTACGTCCCCATGGAGACCCCCGACGGCTACGCCGCCCGGATCGCGCCCTCGGTGCTCGTCAACGAGTGGCCCTACCGCCTCTACGAGGGCTACGTCATCCGCGGCGCGCAGGACCCCGCCGACACCGGGGGCGGCGCGGGGCTGCGCGAGATCCCGCCGCCCGAGCCCCCGCAGGGCGTCGTGTGGAACTGGCGCAACGTGAGCTACGCCGCCCAGTGGGCCGTGTTCGGCGGCGCCGTGGTGGTCTTCTGGATCTCGCTGATGCGCCGCGAGGTGCAGGACCGGCGCGAGCGCGCGGCCGGAGCCGGCGACGGCGGCGGCCCCGGCGACGGTCCCGGAGGCGGCGGCGCTCCGCCGCGCCCCGGCGCGGACACCACCGGACCGGCCGCCGAGGCGGCCGAGGCCCCCGGCGATCAGGTCTCGGTGGCCCGGACCTCCTGA
- a CDS encoding glycosyltransferase family 2 protein, with protein MRTARFIGSWLAAAIALTLAVTLFLQWIGFVLDSGGAGSPMPLLLWMAFGANLLAWSLVGVVRLGDDSVRALISRRAAAGAPARAPQGPRGRGGDRAAADRVLVRAHAGAGGPGAPAGPGGPGGGLAGSAPGTVPLPLPPAGPAGRRRTDPDQISLAVVIPAHNEEPVIDSAITSALRLFNRWDIYVVSDSSHDATADIAAETGVNVLELLTNRGKAGAIEAVIEEFELTENYDGVVILDADTELDTNYVAGARRQLSDPTVAAVAGFVVAEWKPKQRTVIGRLVSAYRDRLYWLLQYLLRYGQTWRHTSVAPIVPGFASVYRSSVLRRIDINPKGLVIEDYNMTFEVHHKRLGRISMSPDTRAYCQDPFTLGDYVKQVRRWTLGFWQTVRRHGVWPSLFWFSLFFYILEVVVVSVLLLATVAMGVLAVLPPLTGGAVLEFGAYASAYTAVTAVLPLTTIAVGLFVPDYILTCVLATVRRRPSYLLYGLFFLPMRIIDSYLTLRTLPMAWTAKSDGRWKSPTRVALKR; from the coding sequence GTGCGTACCGCACGTTTCATCGGAAGCTGGCTGGCGGCCGCGATCGCCCTGACCCTGGCGGTGACCCTCTTCCTCCAGTGGATCGGGTTCGTACTCGACTCCGGCGGCGCCGGCTCCCCCATGCCGCTGCTGCTGTGGATGGCCTTCGGCGCCAACCTGCTGGCCTGGAGCCTGGTCGGCGTGGTCCGGCTCGGCGACGACTCCGTGCGCGCCCTGATCAGCCGCCGGGCCGCGGCGGGAGCGCCGGCGCGTGCCCCCCAAGGCCCGCGCGGGCGCGGCGGCGACCGCGCCGCGGCCGACCGCGTGCTGGTGCGCGCGCACGCCGGCGCCGGCGGGCCGGGCGCCCCCGCCGGCCCCGGGGGCCCCGGCGGCGGCTTGGCCGGCTCCGCACCCGGCACCGTGCCGCTGCCGCTGCCGCCCGCGGGGCCGGCGGGCCGGCGGCGCACCGACCCCGACCAGATCTCCCTCGCCGTGGTGATCCCCGCCCACAACGAGGAACCGGTCATCGACTCCGCCATCACCTCGGCACTGCGGCTGTTCAACCGGTGGGACATCTACGTGGTCTCCGACAGCTCCCACGACGCCACCGCCGACATCGCCGCCGAGACCGGTGTGAACGTCCTGGAGTTGCTGACCAACCGCGGCAAGGCGGGTGCGATCGAGGCGGTCATCGAGGAATTTGAGCTGACCGAAAACTATGACGGAGTGGTCATCCTCGACGCCGACACCGAACTCGACACCAACTACGTCGCGGGCGCGCGCAGGCAGCTCAGCGATCCGACGGTGGCGGCGGTGGCCGGATTCGTGGTCGCCGAGTGGAAGCCGAAGCAACGCACCGTCATCGGACGGCTGGTTTCGGCGTACCGGGACCGCCTGTACTGGTTGCTCCAGTACCTGCTGCGGTACGGGCAGACCTGGCGGCACACCAGCGTCGCGCCGATCGTGCCGGGTTTCGCGAGCGTCTACCGCAGCAGCGTCCTGCGCCGGATCGACATCAACCCCAAGGGGCTGGTGATCGAGGACTACAACATGACCTTCGAGGTCCACCACAAGCGCCTGGGCCGGATCTCCATGAGCCCCGACACCCGCGCCTACTGCCAGGACCCCTTCACCCTGGGCGACTACGTCAAGCAGGTGCGGCGCTGGACCCTCGGCTTCTGGCAGACCGTGCGGCGCCACGGCGTGTGGCCCAGCCTCTTCTGGTTCTCGCTGTTCTTCTACATCCTGGAGGTCGTGGTCGTCTCGGTGCTGCTGCTGGCCACCGTGGCGATGGGCGTCCTGGCCGTGCTGCCGCCCCTCACCGGCGGCGCCGTGCTGGAGTTCGGCGCCTACGCCTCGGCCTACACGGCGGTCACCGCCGTCCTGCCGCTGACCACGATCGCCGTGGGCCTGTTCGTGCCCGACTACATCCTCACCTGCGTGCTGGCCACGGTGCGCCGCCGCCCCAGCTACCTCCTCTACGGCCTGTTCTTCCTGCCGATGCGGATCATCGACTCCTACCTGACCCTGCGCACCCTGCCGATGGCCTGGACCGCGAAGTCCGACGGCCGGTGGAAGAGCCCCACCCGGGTGGCCCTCAAGCGGTAG